A region of the Campylobacter cuniculorum DSM 23162 = LMG 24588 genome:
TATTTTGGATATTAGAGGCGATGAACACACCTTAGGCAAACCTGCAATGCACGATTTTAAAGAGGGTAAAGTGACTCTAGCTTATATTTATTTATATGAAAGCTTAAATGATGAGGAGCAATTAAAATTAAAAAAACTTTTCAAAAAGGATTTAAACATTGATGAATTAGAATGGTTAAAACTTAAATTGACTCAAAATCAGGCTTTACAAAAGGCTGCAAACGAAGCCAAAAAATATGGAAATTTAGCTCTTGAAGCCATTAAACACTATGAAAATCCAAAGCTTAATGAAATCATTAAAGCCATGCTTGATAGGAATTTTTGATGAATTATTTTTGTATCAGTTTTACGCATAAAAATACCGATATTGCTTTAAGAGAAAAGCTTTCAATGAGTGATGAGCTAAGAAAAAGAGAATTCTTAAAGACGATTAATTCCCATGAGAGTATTTTAGAAAGCCTCGTCATTAGCACTTGCAATCGCGTTGAAATTTTTTGTTTTGTTAAGAATTTAGAACAAGCAAACAACCATATCATCGCTTGTTTAGCCTTGTTTAGTGAGCTTTGCAAAGATTTGCTTTCGCAAAAGGCAGATGTGTTTGAAAACAGCGGAGCGATTCATCATCTTTTTTCAGTTGCAAGCTCTTTGGATAGTCTTGTTGTCGGAGAAACGCAAATTTCTGGACAGCTCAAAGATGCCTTTAGTTTTGCTTTAAAAAATGAATTTTGTGCCCTTAATCTTTCGCGAGCTGTGCATTATGCTTTTAAATGTGCCACTGAAGTGAGAAAACAAACGCAAATTTCTAAAAATCCTATCTCTGTAGCTTCTGTTGCTGTGGCTAAGGCTAAGGAACTTTTTGATTTGAGTCAAAAAAAAGCTGTAATCATCGGTGCGGGAGAAATGAGTGAGTTAGCCTGTAAGCATTTAATTGCCGCAGGGGCTAAGGTGATTATCCTTAATCGCGATTTGAAAAAAGCTGAAAATTTAAGTGAGAAATTAGGCGTTTTTAGTGAATTTGACAGCCTTGAAAATTTGCAAAAATATTTAAATTCTTATGAGCTTTTTTTCTCTGCAACGAACGCAAATTCAGCCATTATCACAAATTCTTTGCTTCAAGTTGTAAATTTTAAAAGATATTTTTTTGATATTGCTGTGCCACGTGATATTGATTTGGATGAAAATGACAAGATTAAAGTGTTTTCTGTTGATGATTTAGAAGAAGTTGTAAGAAAAAATTTAGCCTTAAGAGAACACGAAGCGGGCATTGCTTATAGTATAGTGGGTCAGATGACTTCAGAATTTTTTAAATATTTAAATGATTTGGCTTTAATGCCGATTATCAAGGCTATACGATTACAAGCTAAAGAATGTGCGGACAAACAGCTTGAACTTGCCCTTAAAAAAGGCTATTTAAAAAAATCCGATGAAGACGAGGCACGAAAGCTTATCCATCAAGTTTTCAAGGCATTTTTACACAAGCCTACGATTCATTTAAAGCATTTACAAGGTAAAATTCAAAGTGATACGATTATCAATGCAATGCGTTATGTGTTTGATTTAAAAAATGATTTGCAAGGTTTAGATCAATACAAATGCGAATTCAATATGGAGAATAATGATGAGATTTACTAAGCTTTACGCTCCAAGCACAAAAGAAGCACCAAAAGATGCGACTTTACCGAGCCATATTTTTTTATTACGTGGAGGTTTTATAGAGCAGCTTGGAAGCGGACTTTATAATTTTTTACCCTTAGGAAAAAGAGTTTTGAGCAAAATTCAAGCCATTATCAAAGAAGAAATGGACTTC
Encoded here:
- the hemA gene encoding glutamyl-tRNA reductase — protein: MNYFCISFTHKNTDIALREKLSMSDELRKREFLKTINSHESILESLVISTCNRVEIFCFVKNLEQANNHIIACLALFSELCKDLLSQKADVFENSGAIHHLFSVASSLDSLVVGETQISGQLKDAFSFALKNEFCALNLSRAVHYAFKCATEVRKQTQISKNPISVASVAVAKAKELFDLSQKKAVIIGAGEMSELACKHLIAAGAKVIILNRDLKKAENLSEKLGVFSEFDSLENLQKYLNSYELFFSATNANSAIITNSLLQVVNFKRYFFDIAVPRDIDLDENDKIKVFSVDDLEEVVRKNLALREHEAGIAYSIVGQMTSEFFKYLNDLALMPIIKAIRLQAKECADKQLELALKKGYLKKSDEDEARKLIHQVFKAFLHKPTIHLKHLQGKIQSDTIINAMRYVFDLKNDLQGLDQYKCEFNMENNDEIY